The bacterium DNA window GTTCGTGCTCAGAAGGTCTTCCGGCTGAAGCTCAACGGTTGTGGGGTTATCAGAGGGAGGAATCGGGCGCTCCTCTTCCTTCTCCTTAAAAGCCCCCGTACGGACTTCAAATCGTATCTGCTTAAAATACTGCTCGCCGACACGAGCATTCAGGCGTTCCAGCAGCTCGGTGGTATGAAATCTGAGTTCCTGTGCCCATACGCTGCTGGGGACAGCGATGACGACTATGTCATTTTTAATACGAAGCGGGCGGGAGGCGTTAGCGATTTGCGGACCGACCAGTTCGCCCCAAGCTGACAGCGCAATCCGTAGCTGCAGATCGCGATCCAGCTTCCACTCTTTCATCGCGCCTGAAAGCGCATCAGCGGCGCTGATAAATCCTGTCAATCGCGACATATTTGCCCCTCTTCGACAGTAAATAATGCTGCTTGAGAGATCATTTCATCAGAAAATGAAGCTAAATCAGTACAGGTGATAAAAACCTGCGTATTGCCGGTGAGAAAAGACATCACCTTGGCTCTTCGGGCGGCATCGAGGTCCGACATCACATCATCCAAAAGCACCACCGGCGGTTCACCGACTTCTTCTTGGGCCAATTGTGCTTCGGCTAGCTTTAAACTCAGTACCGCAGTACGCTGCTGGCCTTGCGAGCCATAGGTTCGTACTTCTTTTTCATTCACAAACAAGGCTACATCGTCTCTTTGGGGACCGACAAGAGTGCGGCCTATCCTTATTTCCTGGTTTCGTTTAGTTTCGAGTTGCTCTTCATAGGCTTGAGCCCAATTCATATCCTCGGATGGTTGGACGTTAGGATGATAAGTGACCCTGAAAGTCTCTACGCCTTCGGTTAATCGCTGGTGGGCGTCATCGGCCAGGGGGGAAAGGCGCTTAATAAACTCCCATCGCATCTCCATCATCTGGGCGCCATATCGGACGATTTGCTCATCCCAGGCCTCCAGACAAGTCAATGGCCCATTCCCCTCCGCATGTCGCTTTAGAAGCTCGTTACGTTGCGCCAAAGCCCTTCTAAAGTGGGCAAGACAAGTCACATAGCTCGGTCTAATTTGGGCAATTTCCAAATCCATAAACCGCCGACGCTCGGCCGGTTCCCCTCTTACTAATCCCAAATCCTGAGCGCTGAAGGTGACTGTATTGAGATTGCCAAATAAATCAATCACCCTAGGCCTTAACATGCCGTTAATTCGAACTTGTTTTCGTTCTTCGCTCGATAAGGCAATTTCCAGGCTGG harbors:
- the recF gene encoding DNA replication/repair protein RecF, with protein sequence MILTLLKLNNFRNYRFLDFRPEKSLNIIRGANAQGKTNLLESIHHLSTTRPLRATKENELISWGENSAIVSGEVMRDSGVDTSLEIALSSEERKQVRINGMLRPRVIDLFGNLNTVTFSAQDLGLVRGEPAERRRFMDLEIAQIRPSYVTCLAHFRRALAQRNELLKRHAEGNGPLTCLEAWDEQIVRYGAQMMEMRWEFIKRLSPLADDAHQRLTEGVETFRVTYHPNVQPSEDMNWAQAYEEQLETKRNQEIRIGRTLVGPQRDDVALFVNEKEVRTYGSQGQQRTAVLSLKLAEAQLAQEEVGEPPVVLLDDVMSDLDAARRAKVMSFLTGNTQVFITCTDLASFSDEMISQAALFTVEEGQICRD
- a CDS encoding DUF721 domain-containing protein, with product MSRLTGFISAADALSGAMKEWKLDRDLQLRIALSAWGELVGPQIANASRPLRIKNDIVVIAVPSSVWAQELRFHTTELLERLNARVGEQYFKQIRFEVRTGAFKEKEEERPIPPSDNPTTVELQPEDLLSTNELVQAVENPELREALVRLIHSARQSVIWKKAHGYIECNLCGAVYSPSFEKCPVCVAINRNV